The genomic stretch CCAGGCACCGCGCGTCCAACCCTGCAGCGGCTGCGGCGATGCCAgcgcagccagggctgggggacaccgGCAGGGGAGGCTCGGCGGTGACAGTGggcaccagcccagcacccagcGGGCACCCAGAGGgtggggggggctgcggggtgcAGAGCCAAGCCAAGGGGAAGGGGCAACCAGCCTCCGGCCGGGGGTGCGGTGCTGCACCAGGCTGCAGTGCCCGTGGCCATGCAAAGGGACACAGCCCCAAAACAGCCctgggtgacacggggacaaCCAGATCCAGGGGCGTTGCTGCCCCTGGCGGGGAGCTATGCTCCTGGGTGCAGGATTCGGCCCTGCCTGGAGCATGGGGGCGGTTCTCCCCGTCAGCTGGGATGTCCCCATAGAGGTGACACCCACTGTGGGGTCCCCATGGGGCAGGATGCTCAgggggagcagagagaggagtgggtgctgagcagggctggggtgctgggaggcCACTGCAGGGAGGGACAAAACCCGGGGCCACCTCGGGTGTGGCTGGGGGGGGTCACCAAACCCCCAAGCCACAGCTCAGGCCTCAtgccggggtgtccccatgcTGGGGACCACGGGGACCCATCCATGCCCCTCCCTGGGCACAGGCAGAGTTCAATAGTGACAAATCCCAGCCCCGAGTCGCCCATCAAGGACAACCGCGGCACGGGCATGAGGACACCGGTCACAGCGTTTCTGCAAATGCCTGAGCGGAGCGGGTGCAAATCTCTCacccctggggctgccccgggaATCCCAGAGTCCCCCCAGCACCTGCCCGaaaccccccagcacccagggtTGTCCCCAAGCCGGCAGGTTTCCCCGAGGGGTGCAAAGGGAAGAGGATGCTCGGTCAGTGCCCGGTGACATGGTGGAGAGCGCCGCAGCCCTGGGAAGCTCCGAGCGGCTTCTGGCAATAATAAAATGATTGCAGCAAATCAGGTGAAGGCCGGATGGCTGCGTGCCAGGGTGGGGGGACCCAGTGTCCCACTGTCACCCCCGGGTGGGGGAATCCCTGGGGTGTGGCCTGACCCTCccatcctcctgcctgcaggtCCCCGCCGGCCCATGAAGTGACCCAGGGGGGTGGCACAGCCCCTGATCCCGCCGTAGCCACCGCGCCAGGCACCGAGGTAAGGACCCGGGGCCGTGGGGTGGGTGGGATGTTCTGGTGTGGGTGCCAGACCCCCAAATGGGGTCAGTGGGGCAGAAATCCCACTTGGGCTCTTCCCCTCTCCATGGGGATGCCCAGCGCTGTCACCCAGGGGAAGCGGCACAGCCCCACAAGGCTCACCTGGGGCAGCCCTCAGCCTCAcactggggctgggctgggggaaccggggtgttttgggggggcGGCGCAGCCAGGGGCACCCACAGGAAGCACCGACACAAACCCCCACCCCGCTTCCCTCCCCGCCGCGTTTCAGCAGAGCTCACGCCGCGAGTCCCGGCCGGGGGGTGTGGGCTGGGGCCGTGGGGTGTGGAGCCCGGTGGGACGGGTGCAGGTAGGTGCCGTGGTGGCGGTGGGGGCTCGGGTGTGCTGGAGCATCGGGCCGGTGGCACCGGTGCTGTTCCactctgttctgtttctctcGCTCAGGTCTGCTGGCCATGGGCAACCTGATAAAGGTATTGGGCAAAGATTTAGAAAACTGTCCTcattttttcctggattttgaAAGTAAGTCCCATGAGCAGGGTGGGCGTGGGGAGGGGCCCAGGGCTGCCGCCAAGGCTGCTGCCGGGGCTGCTTTAtggaagatggggacaggcacagtgtcCCCAAGcagccccggtgtccccagggcccctggctgtgccccacAAAGGGCTGAGTGGGGCAGGGGAGTGAGACACGAAGAGATACCCCTTCCCTGAAAGCACAGGGAGATGTCCCCGGCTGAGTGACCGGGATGCAGGAtatgtccctgcccatggggACTTCAGGAACAGTCGATGGCACCAGGTGGCCATGTGGCATGTCCCCCGCCACCGCCACGGCAGGGACAGCCTggatgctggggaggaggagggaaggatcTGTGCTGCCTGAGGTGCCGGAGGGGTGACAGGGGCCACATCCTGCACCcgggggacagggacccaggTGCCCCCACCCCAGCTTCTCGCTGGCCTGGGCTAACTGGGACAGGAGAGCATGACTGGGGACCTCCCAGGCTGGACATGGGGGTGTACGGGAGGTGACAGCCACCAAGGCGGGGTGCCATACCCAGCACGGCTCTGTGGCCCCCGCTTCCTCCCTCTCGCCCGTCTTCCTCctggggcagagctcagagcaaGAGCAAGGGGGATAACAACACTGCAGCAGCAACCGCTCaccccggccccggcggggaCAGACCGTGCACAGCTTGTCACACCGTCCCCAGCActggcagcggggctgggctgggctgtggggctggggcgggggaCTGGGGTCACGCAGCCACCCCGCTCCCACGGCGAGGGACCTTCTGGGCTCCTCATGCATCCTTCGGGACAGCAACAACCTCCGCCTGCCTCCAGCGCCCTCCGCAGCCCCCCGCATGGGGACAGGGCTATGGGGGCTCCCTAGGACCCCTCAGCTAGAGGGGGGACACCCGTAGCCGAGACTCTGGGGACTCACTGAGCACCTCGCCCTCCTCGCCGGAGCCCGGCGGCTCTCTCCTCCCTTCGCTCCTTCGTCTCCATCAGCCCATCTGCCAGCGCTCATCGCCATCGAGGCGGGGAAGAGGCTGCAGCCGGGGCCGGGAGCGCCCCGAGCCCCCCGGAGCAGCGGGGGGAGGACACGGGGGCTCCGGCCGCCGCCGGCTCctgcccacccccagcaccTCTTCCCCATGCACCACCTGCCCATCACgcttcttttcctcttgtttcttctcttgcaGGTTTCACATGGGGAACCTTCTTAAAGTGTTGACTTATAACGAACTTGACCAAGGCCCTaattttttccttgactttGAAAGTGAgatgggatttttattttcctttttttttattaaattccaTTTCGTACTTGATTCTGAGTTCCACATCCGCGCCATTTTTGAGTTCTCGTACCCCGTCACCCATCCCATCGCAGCCATCCCAGAAGTCCTTCCCCCCTGCCACCTTCTCCACCCGGGGGTCTCCCCGGGGACGGGGTGGGCACGGCTGGTGGGACGGGTGCTATTGCCCCACATTTCTTCCCTGGGACAATTTGCAGCCTgttggggctgggggctgctcaGGGAGCCCCGTGAGCAGGACGACAGTCGCAGGGCAGCCAGGAACCCCCCGCCTGACCCCCCGCTCCACGGCTTGGCTCGAGTTTGGGCAAGGAGACCGACCCGGGGGGACAAAACCCAGCAGGAAGGGCTGCGGGCTGGCGGGAGAGCCGGAGGTCGGCGTGCTGACACCCCACCCAGGCTCTCGCCACCCCGGGGTCCCGCTCAGAGCCCTCCGGGTTTCTCTCCCCGGGGCGCTGCCCTGCAGATGCGCAGCCGACGGAGGCCGAGACGGCGGTGTGGAACCAGGTGAACGCCGTGCTGGAGGAGGCGCAGGCCGTGCTGGCCGAGCTGCAGTCCTACACGGGCGCCGGGCAGGAGATCCGAGAGGTGGGTGCAGCCCCTGGCAcccgctgccccccaccccaccatGGCTCAGGACAGCAGCGGCGCTCTCGTCCCCACAGGCCATCCAAAACCCCGGGGATCTGCGGCTGCAGGAGCGGGCTTGGAGCGCCGTCTGCCCCCTCGTCGCCAAGCTGAAGCGCTTCTACGAGTTCTCCCTGCGGCTGGGTGAGCGCCCCGAGCCCACATCCACCTTCCCCGCATCCCCCCGTTGCACCGCATCCCTCCTCGGACGCAGGagcggggcagggcggggggagccctggccatgggctgtgctcaggtgctgccctgtgcctcagtttccccaggcggggttggggaggtgcaggggagctggggggggacCAGCAGTGCTTTGTCCGCAGAGAACGCCCTGCGGAGCCTGCTGGAGGCCCTCACCAGCCCGCCGTACGCCCCCACCCAGCACCTCGAGCGGGAGCAAGCCTTAGCCAAGCAGTTTGCAGAGATCCTCCACTTCACCCTCAGCTTCGACGAGCTCAAGGTacctccccctgtccccctgggGTGGGACaagggctggggggacctgtgGCGTTCCTAAACTGGGGCTGTGCAAAAGCCACGAGCAAGTACAGTTCCTCGAGACGCCCAAGGCTCCCCCGTGGCCCCCCTACCCCAACCCTAATGCCAGACCCCCCGCCAGATGACCAACCCCGCCATCCAGAACGACTTCAGCTACTACAGAAGGACCATCAGCCGAAATCGCATCAACAACCTGCAGGTGAGAGGAGGGTGCTGCCCCCCCGATCCAGGGATGGCCTGGGGGGGTCAGCAACCCAACAGTCCCCATCGTCCCGcacagctggatgcagagaGCGAGGTGAACAACGAGATGGCCAACAGGATGTCCCTCTTCTACGCTGAAGCCACCCCCATGCTCAAAACCCTCAGCAATGCCACCACCAAGTTTGTTTCAGAGGTGAGGGAGGCCAGGGGGcccttggggtggggggaaccCCCCAGAGCATCATGTGGGGGTCAGGGGGGATGTGGCAGCCAGGACCTGTTGGGTTTCAGAACAAGACACTCCCGATCGAGGACACAACCGACTGCCTGAGCACCATGGCCTGTGTCTGCAGGGTGATGCTGGAGACCCCGTGAGTACCCCATGCACAGGGGGGACATCTCGGTGGCCCCTGTGCCAccccccagggctcagccagccCTTCTCCCGGCACAGGGAGTACCGGAGCCGCTTCACCAACACCGAGACCCTCCTCTTCTGCATGCGGGTGATGGTTGGTGTCATCATCCTCTACGACCACGTCCACCCCGTGGGGGCCTTCGCCAAGACCTCTAAGATTGACGTGAGTGGCCGTGGCGGGGGGAGGACACCCATCCCACTCATCCCAGCGCAGCGGTGATGCCTGGAATGTCCCCTGTGGGGACATCTCTGAGCTGGTCCAGAGGGGAACTCATCCCCCACCGagcagtgaggaggaggatggggaggaaggggacCGACCCCCGTGGTAGGTCTGGGTGCTCACTGCCTCTCTCGCTCCCCCCATCAGATGAAAGGCTGCATCAAAGTCTTGAAAGACCAACCTTCAACCAGCACCGAGGGGCTCCTGAACGCTCTGAGGTGagccaggggctgggggacacagcGGGGGACGTGGCATCCCCTGATGGCGCTGTGGGGTGACGGTGACAGAGCGGGTCGGGTGCTGCAGGGTGACAGCGTGACAGTCCCCTCTCCGCCCAGGTACACCACTCGACACCTCAACGACGACACCACGTCCAAACAGATCCGGGCCCTGCTGCAGTGAGCGCGGGGGGGCCAGCGGAGCCGGCCCCGACCCCGCGCACCGTCACCGCGTCACCTACACCCATGGCCATACCGCTCATTTTGTACAGAGGGAAAAGGGACAATAAGAAATACGTAGaaacacaacaacaacgaaaaatCAAAACGGCCCAAGGCCACCCCCCAACACGCTCCTGCCCCCTCTTCCCACCCCTAAATCAGCGCCTAATTATTGGACACAAGGTGCTGGTGGCACCACGGGGACACCgcgctgggggtgctggggccgGGCAGGATGGAGCCGGGCAGGGACGCGCCGATGGGGCCGGTGGCAGCGAGTGCTGGGGGCACCTTGGGGAGGGTGTCACCCCCTCCCCATCCGCGTCCCCGAGCACCCAGCCGCCACGAGGAGGAACAAACATCCCTGCGGATCCGCATGGACTGGTGGAAACGGCTCAGTCGCACCTGGGAGATTTTTAATATGAGCAGTGAAATCtccactcacctcttcttttctacattttttttgggggggtgtgaaataaaatgacatttaatCTGTTCGTGGCTGGAGCGGGGCCATCTCTGCCGTGTCCCAGCCTGCACCGCACTGGCTGGAGGCACCTGGGTCTGTGACACCCCCGGGACTGAACCACATCCCCCCCTGTGACACCCTGGGGACCCATTTCCCAGCCACTGTGACACTGCTGGTGACCAGGAGCCTTCAGGGGGAACTACGGCCAAGGGCTGGTCCCCAGGATGCCCCCACCACGGtggggccgcccccgcggctGCTCCCGATCCAGCCCATCCAGGgcaccctcctgccccagcgccccagcagctgcagactgggcgcactgggagctgctgcaggccCTGGCGGGCTGCCATGGGGCCTTTGCCGGCAGATGGCCCTGTGACACCGTGACAAAGCCGCCCCAGTGGCCCCCCACCCTGCCAGCTCCACCACAGGGGGACCCCCTGGCCCTCAGCCcccacccgcagccccccgAGCTTGGGGACCCCCCGACGTGCACCCCGCAGCGCAGGGCCCTGTGCCAGcccgcggcgggggctgcgTCGCCCCGCACGGGGACACCCCAGTGCTCCCCCCGCCCTGGCCAGGCTCTCGGGGCACAGGGCCAAGTCCCCTCCCGGGGTTTGCTGTCCCGCCACCCCCCCGGCGCTCTCCTTCCCGCCACCTTTCCCGCCGCGGGCAGCCACGGGCAGCCGCCTGCGCTGTcagcccccccgcgccgccccacACGGCCCCCCCTGCGCTGCCGAGGGGCGATGGGCACCCCGCGTGTGACACCAGCACCCCAGAGCCCTCCTGCAGGGTGGCAGCATGCTCTGGCAGCAtgcccgtgcctcagtttccccacctgcGCAGTGGGTAACGGCCGTTGCCTGTGGGGCGTGCTGagggtccccacagccccctgaGCACCCGACCCCCACACTGGCTTGTCCCCAATGTGGGGACATCTATCTGCCCACCAAAGCCCCACATggccctgcaccccccacccACGGCAGCCCCGGGGGATCACAGGCAGCACAAGAAGGGGACAAAGAGAAGGGGAGACCTGGCAGCCCCCGCCCTTTGGATACCAGCATTTCCCAGGCCCAGTGCCAGGATTTGGCCGCGCACGCCCGGGCTTTGCCGCCAAAGCCACCGAATTCCCGCGGGACACGCACGGTGTTACACAACCCCGGCCAAcagctccttttattttcaggcTCTTGCGAGACGGCTTCTCCGCAGCCCCTGCGAACCGCGGCCGGGGCGTCGGAGGGGCAtccgccacctctctgggcagggcccttcccagccccccagtgcccccctgccacgagcagggacatctgcaccagctcaggttgctcagagccccgtccagcctggcctgggatgtctccagggatggttcatccaccacctctctggccaacctgggccaggctctcaccaccatcagggccaacaattcgtcctcatgtccagcctgaatctcccctcctttagtttaaaaccatcaccccttgtcctatcactacaggccctgctcaaaagtctgtccccaactttcttatcagccccttttaagtctggaaaggtGCAATAAGTTCTCCCcggagcctcctcttctccaggctgaacacccccaaATGCTCAGCCAGGCCAGGGCACTGAGGACTTTAACTGATGGCGAGCCAAGCCACGCCAGGCCTGGACTGTTTTCTAATCCCAGTGTAATTAATGACCTTATCTTTGGCCAAAGCCATTTAGATTAAGTGGCTGGTGTGATGGGCTCGGTGGCTGCGGCTGCACAGATGGAAGAGCCGCGTTTGTCTGGGGATTAGCGGAGGGCAGATGGAGCCAAGTGCCGTTCCCCATCCCCAAACCTCTCGGCACTGACAGCAGCCTGAAACCTGAGGCCACAACAACTTTCTCAGCCAGTCCTGGCCAGGAATTTCGCATTGTTTGTCCTTTCTGCAGGAggccagagcaggaggaacagGAGCTGAACAACATGTGTCGGCACCAGGACTGGTGTGACCCTCACCAGGAGCTCGATCCCAGTCCCTGCCGTGAGTCCTTTGAACAGCAGAAGTACAACGCACACCAGTTTCTTCCTCGCAAAGCAAATCACGGCAGCGATGCTGGTCCTGGCGTTGCACAAATAAAAAGCCGTGTCCTCATCGACAGCCCCAACCTCTTCGAGAAAGAGAACTCACCTgcttggtgctgctggagggtcGGGACGCGCTTCCACCGTCCTTTACCAGGCTGGCCACAGCATGAACAAGCAAGTGTGCCGGACCGCCGTTCTCCCAggacacacgggagctgctgcccccaaAATAAGGCACAGGGAAGGGGGAAAGCCTGGGAGGCCCTGCCcgacagcagctgcagcacagcctgatCATGAGCAAAACAGACCAGCAGCTATTGTGGGAGAGGAATAACATTTATCTGTGGGGATAACAAAGTTCATATTAAACCGATTAAGGCTATCAAATCCATTTCGAAGGGTCTGGTCATCTGACTGCACGCAGGAGACAGAGCAGATAATCCCAGCCCTCATTCACAGAGCTGCCTCCATgagcccag from Caloenas nicobarica isolate bCalNic1 chromosome 23, bCalNic1.hap1, whole genome shotgun sequence encodes the following:
- the LOC135997813 gene encoding CYFIP-related Rac1 interactor A-like isoform X3, which codes for MGNLIKVLGKDLENCPHFFLDFENAQPTEAETAVWNQVNAVLEEAQAVLAELQSYTGAGQEIREAIQNPGDLRLQERAWSAVCPLVAKLKRFYEFSLRLENALRSLLEALTSPPYAPTQHLEREQALAKQFAEILHFTLSFDELKMTNPAIQNDFSYYRRTISRNRINNLQLDAESEVNNEMANRMSLFYAEATPMLKTLSNATTKFVSENKTLPIEDTTDCLSTMACVCRVMLETPEYRSRFTNTETLLFCMRVMVGVIILYDHVHPVGAFAKTSKIDMKGCIKVLKDQPSTSTEGLLNALRYTTRHLNDDTTSKQIRALLQ
- the LOC135997813 gene encoding CYFIP-related Rac1 interactor A-like isoform X1; this translates as MGNLLKVLTYNELDQGPNFFLDFEKPSGFLSPGRCPADAQPTEAETAVWNQVNAVLEEAQAVLAELQSYTGAGQEIREAIQNPGDLRLQERAWSAVCPLVAKLKRFYEFSLRLENALRSLLEALTSPPYAPTQHLEREQALAKQFAEILHFTLSFDELKMTNPAIQNDFSYYRRTISRNRINNLQLDAESEVNNEMANRMSLFYAEATPMLKTLSNATTKFVSENKTLPIEDTTDCLSTMACVCRVMLETPEYRSRFTNTETLLFCMRVMVGVIILYDHVHPVGAFAKTSKIDMKGCIKVLKDQPSTSTEGLLNALRYTTRHLNDDTTSKQIRALLQ
- the LOC135997813 gene encoding CYFIP-related Rac1 interactor A-like isoform X2, with amino-acid sequence MGNLLKVLTYNELDQGPNFFLDFENAQPTEAETAVWNQVNAVLEEAQAVLAELQSYTGAGQEIREAIQNPGDLRLQERAWSAVCPLVAKLKRFYEFSLRLENALRSLLEALTSPPYAPTQHLEREQALAKQFAEILHFTLSFDELKMTNPAIQNDFSYYRRTISRNRINNLQLDAESEVNNEMANRMSLFYAEATPMLKTLSNATTKFVSENKTLPIEDTTDCLSTMACVCRVMLETPEYRSRFTNTETLLFCMRVMVGVIILYDHVHPVGAFAKTSKIDMKGCIKVLKDQPSTSTEGLLNALRYTTRHLNDDTTSKQIRALLQ